DNA sequence from the Planctomycetota bacterium genome:
ATCCAGACGCTGCGCTTGCGACTCGTCCTTGGCGAGCTTGAACGGCTCGGTCTGGTCGATGTACGCGTTGACCTCGCGGGCCAACTCGATCGGCAACGTGGCCGCGTCCTGCAGGGCGAACGTACACCATGCCGCATCGAGCTTCACCGGCAGCTCGCGCCCCTTGTGAAGCAGATCCGTGTCGATCGCCTCGAGCGTGCCGCTCGGCACAACGCCATCGCGGTAGTTGGTGACCATCTTCAATACGCGTTGCACGAGATTGCCCAGCACCTTCTGCAATTCCTCGTAGCTGCGATGGAGTTCGCCGGCGGAAAAGTCCAGGTCGTTGCCGAACGGCGCGGCCCAAAGCAGGTAGTACCGCACCGCGTCGAGCGAGTACTTCTCGGCGAACGCTTCGACCTCGGCCAGGCCGATGAAGTTGCCCATCGACTTGCTCATCTTCTTCCCGTCGGCAGTCCACCAGCCGTGCGCGAAGACCTGCTGCGGCAGCGGCAGCCCGAGGCTCATCAACATCGCCGGCCAGTAGACCGTGTGGAACCAGAGAATCTCCTTGCCGATCAGATGGCGACTGACCGGCCAGAACTTCTCGAACTTGGTCTCGTCCTCGGACGTGTAGCCGAGCGCGTTGATGTAGTTGCTCAGTGCGTCGATCCAGACATAGACGACGTGGCTCGGGTCGTTGGGCATCGGCACGCCCCACGTCAGCGAGCCGCGGCTGATCGACAGGTCGCTCACCTCGCCCTTCAGTTCCGCGAGCACCTTGTTCCGACGGGCGTCGGGCTGGATGAAGTTGGGATGGGTCTCGATGTGTTCGACCAGCTTCGGCAGGTACTTGGTCAGTCGGAAGAAGTACGACTCCTCCTCGTGCCTCACGAGCGGCTTGCCGGAGATGTCAGACTTGTAGTCGTTTGCCGCCGCCTCGTTCTCGGGAACGAAGCGCTCCTCACCCTCGTCGTACCAGCCGGTGTAGGTGTCCTTGTAGATGTCGCCGCTTTCGACCATGCGGCGGACGATTTCCTGGACCGCGTTTTCGTGGCGCGGCTCGACGGTGCGGATGAAATCGTCGTTGCTGATTTGCAAGCGCTCGAACGCCTCGCGGAAGGTGGCGCTGAACCGGTCGGCCAGCTCCGCCGGCTCGACGCCGAGTTCCTTGGCGGTGTTGACCATCTTCACGCCGTGCTCGTCGGTGCCGGTGAGGAAGAAGACCTCGCGGCCGGCCATCCGGTGGTACCGCGCCACCGCGTCAGCACAGATCGTCGTGTAGACATGGCCGAGGTGCGGTTCTCCGTTCGGGTAGTAAATCGGCGTGGTGATGTAGTACCGGTCCATGGGCGGTGAGTGTATGACTGTCGGCATGGACCGCTGCGAATCGTGCGGAGAGCCGCTGACGCCCGGGGCGTTCTTCCTGGTTCGGATCGACGTGTTGGCCGACCCGACGCCGCCGGACGAGCCGCCCGGGGAAACATACGAACAACTGATCGCTCAACTGCAATCGGTGTCGGCGGATGAAGCCCAGGATCAGGTCCATCGGCGGTTTGAGTACAAGGTGTGCCCGTCGTGCCAGCTGCGCATCCTGGCCAATCCGCTGGGTCTGCCGCGGGTGCGGCGGGATGCCGCAAACTGAGTGCGCAACAAACTGCCCCGTGAGATAAACTCCTCCCATGCTTTCGATCGAAGACGCCTGCAAACGGATCGCCGAACGCGCTGACGAGAACGATCGACTTGCGCAGTGGCCGGCGGCCGATCTGCGCGACCTTGCCGAAGCCGGCGCGACACGCTGGGCCGTACCGATCGCCGACGGCGGCGACGGGCTGGACCCAATCGCGTTGCACGAGCGTTACGAACACATCGCGGCCGCATCGCTGGCGACATCGCTGATCATCCGCCAGCACGACCTCGCCGTCGCGCTGCTTGCCGCGTCGGGCAATGACAAGCTGCGCGAAGAGCAGTTGCCGCTGGTTTCCACGGGCGAATCCTGGTGCACGATCGGCATCAGCCAGCTCACCACCAGCCGGCAGTTCGGCGAGGCGTCGGTCACCGCCGAGCCCGAGGGCACGGGATACCGGCTCGACGGCGTCATTCCGTGGGTCACCGGCGCTGCCGAATGCGACGTCGTGATCATCGGCGCGACACTCGCCGACGGCCAGCAGTTGCTGGCCGCGGCACGCAGCGCCCAGTTGGAGATTCCCGAACCGCCGCCGATCGCCGCGCTTGCCGCAACCCGCACGACCAACGCCCACATCCGAGGACTGCACATCGACCCCGAGGACGTGTTGCTCGGCCCGACTGAGGGCGTCCTTCGGAAGTGGAATCGCGACGTGCCGATCGGCCAGGCGTTTCTCGCGCTCGGCTTGGCCCGATCCGCCATCCGCGTTATGGAACTCGACGCCGGTGACGAGGTTCGCGCCCACATCAGCACGGCCGAGCAATCCCTCAACGACCTGCGCGACCGTGTGCTTTGGTACTGCCGGCAACCCAGCCCCGATACCGACGACGGCACGCAGCTCCGCGCCCAGACCATCGCACTCGCCCAGGACCTGACCCATGCGGCGGTGGCCGTCCACAAAGGCACCGCACTCATCAACCATCACCCCGCCCAACGCCTTGCTCGTGAGGCGCTATTCCTGCTCGTGTGGAGTTGCCCGGGCGATGTCCGGCAATGCACGCTCGACCGGCTCATCGGCGGAGCCGCGTGAGCCGACGCAAGCCGGACAAGGGCGGGTTCGTTTCACGCGGAGGCCGCAAGCTCGACCACGCCCTCGACGCCTTCGGCATCGACATCGCCGGTTTGACCTGCGCTGACTTCGGCTGCTCCACCGGTGGATTCACCGACTGTCTCCTCCAGCGCGGTGCGGC
Encoded proteins:
- the metG gene encoding methionine--tRNA ligase, yielding MDRYYITTPIYYPNGEPHLGHVYTTICADAVARYHRMAGREVFFLTGTDEHGVKMVNTAKELGVEPAELADRFSATFREAFERLQISNDDFIRTVEPRHENAVQEIVRRMVESGDIYKDTYTGWYDEGEERFVPENEAAANDYKSDISGKPLVRHEEESYFFRLTKYLPKLVEHIETHPNFIQPDARRNKVLAELKGEVSDLSISRGSLTWGVPMPNDPSHVVYVWIDALSNYINALGYTSEDETKFEKFWPVSRHLIGKEILWFHTVYWPAMLMSLGLPLPQQVFAHGWWTADGKKMSKSMGNFIGLAEVEAFAEKYSLDAVRYYLLWAAPFGNDLDFSAGELHRSYEELQKVLGNLVQRVLKMVTNYRDGVVPSGTLEAIDTDLLHKGRELPVKLDAAWCTFALQDAATLPIELAREVNAYIDQTEPFKLAKDESQAQRLDAVLQTAVVAVHAVLAGLLPVLPEKAAAGLAQLNADANTAIEPGHKLGKPEALFPRVDPPVD
- a CDS encoding acyl-CoA dehydrogenase family protein yields the protein MLSIEDACKRIAERADENDRLAQWPAADLRDLAEAGATRWAVPIADGGDGLDPIALHERYEHIAAASLATSLIIRQHDLAVALLAASGNDKLREEQLPLVSTGESWCTIGISQLTTSRQFGEASVTAEPEGTGYRLDGVIPWVTGAAECDVVIIGATLADGQQLLAAARSAQLEIPEPPPIAALAATRTTNAHIRGLHIDPEDVLLGPTEGVLRKWNRDVPIGQAFLALGLARSAIRVMELDAGDEVRAHISTAEQSLNDLRDRVLWYCRQPSPDTDDGTQLRAQTIALAQDLTHAAVAVHKGTALINHHPAQRLAREALFLLVWSCPGDVRQCTLDRLIGGAA